A single genomic interval of Bacteroidota bacterium harbors:
- the rfbA gene encoding glucose-1-phosphate thymidylyltransferase RfbA → MKGIILAGGAGTRLHPLTLAVSKQLMPVYDKPMIYYPLSILMMAKIQEILIISTPEDLPNFERLLGDGRSLGLKFSYKVQEIPNGLAQAFVLGEEFIGDDDVCLVLGDNIFYGKELPQTLQACNNPDGGIVFAYHVADPERYGVVDFDENRKALSIEEKPSQPKSNYAVPGLYFYDNSVVEIAKNLKPSARGEYEITDVNKTYLEKGKLKVQVISRGTAWLDTGTFHSLMQASQFVEVLQERQGMKISCIEEIAWKMGFINSDQLQTIAEPLVKSGYGQYLLNMLKQEREMKKLKK, encoded by the coding sequence ATGAAAGGAATTATACTAGCCGGTGGAGCCGGCACACGATTACACCCATTAACTTTAGCAGTTAGTAAGCAGCTAATGCCTGTTTATGATAAGCCGATGATTTATTATCCATTGTCTATTTTGATGATGGCAAAAATTCAGGAAATTCTGATAATTTCTACTCCAGAAGATTTGCCAAATTTTGAAAGATTACTGGGAGATGGACGTAGTTTGGGATTAAAATTCTCTTACAAAGTACAAGAAATTCCAAATGGCTTGGCACAAGCATTTGTTTTAGGAGAAGAGTTCATTGGAGATGATGATGTTTGCTTAGTTCTTGGTGATAATATTTTCTATGGAAAGGAGTTGCCTCAAACCTTACAAGCTTGTAATAATCCGGATGGTGGGATTGTATTTGCCTATCATGTTGCTGATCCTGAAAGATATGGAGTTGTAGATTTTGATGAAAATAGGAAAGCATTAAGTATTGAGGAAAAGCCTAGCCAACCCAAATCGAATTATGCAGTTCCAGGTTTGTATTTTTATGATAATTCTGTGGTTGAAATAGCTAAAAATCTTAAACCTTCAGCAAGAGGAGAGTATGAGATTACCGATGTAAATAAAACTTATTTGGAAAAAGGAAAGCTTAAAGTTCAGGTGATTAGTAGAGGAACAGCTTGGCTCGATACTGGAACTTTCCACTCACTCATGCAAGCTTCTCAATTTGTTGAAGTTCTTCAGGAAAGACAAGGAATGAAGATTTCCTGCATTGAAGAAATTGCTTGGAAAATGGGGTTTATTAATTCAGATCAATTGCAAACAATTGCTGAACCCCTTGTGAAAAGTGGTTATGGACAGTATCTGTTGAATATGCTCAAGCAGGAAAGAGAGATGAAGAAATTAAAGAAATAA
- a CDS encoding GxxExxY protein produces the protein MNKSELDKIATKVVNAAFEVHKELGAGLLESVYHICLVKELKNRGLKVESEVRIPVVYKGETLSKDFYIDILVEDEIIIELKAVEIMLPVHEAQLISYLKLANKKLGFLLNFNVDLIKNGIKRRINGYFSEK, from the coding sequence ATGAACAAAAGTGAATTGGATAAAATAGCAACAAAAGTTGTCAATGCAGCCTTTGAAGTTCATAAGGAGTTAGGCGCTGGTCTATTAGAATCAGTTTATCACATCTGTTTAGTAAAAGAGTTGAAGAATAGAGGATTAAAAGTTGAGTCCGAAGTGAGAATTCCGGTAGTTTATAAAGGAGAAACTCTTTCTAAGGACTTTTATATTGATATATTAGTTGAAGATGAAATTATAATTGAACTTAAAGCTGTTGAAATAATGCTTCCAGTTCATGAAGCGCAGCTGATAAGTTATCTAAAGCTTGCAAACAAAAAATTAGGATTTCTTCTCAATTTCAACGTTGATTTAATTAAGAATGGAATAAAACGGAGAATCAATGGTTATTTTAGTGAAAAATAA
- the rfbB gene encoding dTDP-glucose 4,6-dehydratase, with the protein MKKILVTGGAGFIGSHLIKLFVNKYPDYQICNLDKLTYAGNLENLKDVQNKPNYAFIKGDIVDSVFVNELFEQHYFYGVIHLAAESHVDRSILKPNEFIETNIVGTFNLLNAAKVFWEDESDHIFYHVSTDEVYGSLGDSGYFVESTAYDPRSPYSASKASSDHLVRAYHHTYDLPVKISNCSNNYGPFQFPEKLLPLMINNIKNNKPLPVYGKGLNIRDWLWVEDHASAIDTIFHQGKVGETYNIGGKNEWKNIDIVNLLCEIMDRKMNRKSGDSAKLITYVKDRAGHDMRYAIDPTKLETDLGWEPSITFEEGLEKTVDWYLDNEEWMERVTSGAYKSYYNEQYTKR; encoded by the coding sequence ATGAAGAAGATATTAGTAACCGGAGGAGCAGGTTTTATTGGCTCTCATTTAATTAAGCTTTTTGTCAATAAATATCCAGACTATCAAATTTGTAATCTTGATAAGCTTACTTATGCTGGAAATCTGGAAAATCTGAAAGATGTACAGAATAAGCCAAATTATGCATTTATTAAAGGCGATATTGTTGATTCAGTTTTTGTAAACGAATTATTTGAGCAACATTATTTTTATGGAGTCATTCACTTAGCTGCTGAGTCCCATGTGGATCGATCTATATTGAAACCAAATGAGTTCATTGAAACCAATATAGTTGGTACTTTCAATTTATTAAATGCAGCGAAAGTTTTTTGGGAAGATGAATCTGATCATATCTTTTATCATGTTTCTACTGATGAAGTGTACGGAAGTCTGGGAGACAGTGGGTATTTTGTAGAAAGTACAGCTTATGATCCTCGATCTCCATATTCTGCTTCAAAAGCAAGCTCAGATCATTTGGTGAGAGCCTATCATCATACTTATGATTTGCCTGTTAAGATTTCGAATTGTTCGAATAATTATGGGCCGTTTCAGTTTCCTGAGAAGTTATTACCATTAATGATCAACAATATTAAAAATAATAAGCCACTTCCTGTTTATGGGAAAGGTTTAAATATTAGAGATTGGTTGTGGGTAGAAGATCATGCAAGTGCTATTGACACAATATTTCACCAAGGGAAAGTAGGAGAGACCTACAATATTGGTGGAAAAAACGAGTGGAAGAATATTGATATAGTCAATCTTTTGTGTGAAATTATGGATCGCAAAATGAATCGTAAAAGTGGCGACTCAGCAAAGTTAATTACCTATGTAAAGGACAGAGCAGGGCATGATATGCGTTACGCAATTGATCCAACCAAACTGGAGACTGATTTAGGTTGGGAACCATCTATTACTTTCGAAGAAGGGCTTGAGAAAACAGTAGATTGGTATCTGGATAATGAAGAATGGATGGAGAGAGTTACTTCTGGGGCGTATAAAAGTTATTATAACGAGCAATATACGAAGAGGTAA
- a CDS encoding SDR family oxidoreductase, which translates to MSNRKKRVLITGAAGFIGSHLCDKFIKEDYEVIAMDNLLTGSLSNIQHLFKLKEFSFHHHDVSKFVHVPGQLDYILHFASPASPIDYLKMPIQTLKVGSLGTHNLLGLALAKNARLLIASTSEVYGDPQVHPQKEDYWGNVNPIGPRGVYDEAKRFQEAITMAYHTYHQLDTRIVRIFNTFGERMRLNDGRALPAFIGQALRGEDITVFGDGLQTRSFCYIKDQVDGIYKLLLSDYAYPVNIGNPDEITILDFAKEVIELTGSKSKIVYESLPVDDPMQRRPDISLAKEKLGWTPHHTRTEGLKKTVEYFKSLAEFQ; encoded by the coding sequence ATGAGTAATAGAAAAAAAAGAGTTCTCATAACAGGTGCTGCTGGTTTTATTGGTTCACACCTATGTGATAAGTTCATTAAAGAAGATTATGAAGTTATTGCAATGGATAACCTATTAACGGGTAGTTTGAGTAATATTCAACACTTGTTTAAATTAAAAGAGTTCTCATTTCATCATCATGATGTAAGCAAGTTTGTTCATGTGCCAGGTCAATTGGATTATATCCTGCATTTTGCATCACCTGCCAGCCCAATTGATTACCTGAAAATGCCTATTCAAACATTAAAGGTAGGCTCACTTGGTACGCACAATTTATTGGGTTTAGCATTGGCGAAAAATGCGAGATTATTAATTGCATCAACTTCAGAGGTGTATGGCGATCCACAGGTTCATCCGCAAAAAGAAGATTATTGGGGAAATGTAAACCCCATTGGTCCTCGTGGAGTTTATGATGAAGCTAAACGGTTTCAGGAAGCCATAACCATGGCTTATCATACTTATCATCAGCTTGATACCCGAATAGTGAGGATTTTCAATACGTTCGGTGAAAGAATGCGATTAAATGATGGACGCGCATTGCCAGCATTTATTGGTCAGGCTTTACGAGGAGAAGATATAACAGTATTTGGTGATGGACTGCAAACCCGTTCATTTTGTTATATCAAAGATCAGGTGGATGGTATTTACAAATTACTTTTAAGTGATTATGCTTATCCTGTAAATATTGGAAATCCTGATGAGATTACAATTTTGGATTTTGCCAAAGAGGTGATTGAATTAACAGGATCAAAATCTAAAATAGTATATGAATCTCTTCCTGTTGATGATCCTATGCAAAGGCGACCTGATATTTCGTTGGCAAAAGAAAAATTGGGTTGGACACCTCATCATACCAGAACAGAAGGATTGAAAAAAACTGTAGAATATTTCAAATCATTAGCTGAGTTTCAATAG
- a CDS encoding UDP-glucose/GDP-mannose dehydrogenase family protein encodes MKIAVVGTGYVGLVTGTCLAESGNTVTCVDIDIDKVEMMKAGKVPIYEPGLEVIFERNIKQERLFFTNNLKEGIQDAKIIFLALPTPPGEDGSADLQYVLDVAGQLGSLLENYTVIVNKSTVPVGTADKVISKISENALVEFDVVSNPEFLKEGFAVDDFMKPDRIVVGTRSMKARELMDKLYKPFVRQGNPVVFMDERSSELTKYAANSFLATKITFMNEIANLCDLMGANIDMVRRGIGTDVRIGKHFLYSGIGYGGSCFPKDVQALSKTANEYGYNLDILHAVMSINDKQKTILIPRMKEHFGGSLKGKKIAMWGLAFKANTDDIREAPSLYIIDELLKEGAEVHAYDPEAMPNIKKVIGDKITYGNFQYDVLEGADCLLIVTEWQAFRNPNFSKIALNLKEKVIFDGRNLYEHEELAELGFTYFSIGRNKAFEESQKNK; translated from the coding sequence ATGAAAATTGCAGTTGTAGGAACAGGATATGTTGGTTTAGTAACCGGAACTTGTTTGGCAGAGTCAGGTAATACAGTTACCTGTGTGGATATCGATATCGATAAAGTTGAAATGATGAAGGCTGGGAAAGTGCCTATTTATGAGCCAGGTTTGGAAGTAATATTCGAAAGAAATATTAAACAAGAACGGCTGTTTTTTACAAATAATCTTAAAGAGGGAATTCAGGATGCAAAAATTATATTTTTAGCATTGCCAACTCCTCCTGGTGAAGATGGATCCGCTGATTTACAATATGTATTAGATGTTGCAGGTCAATTAGGATCTTTATTAGAGAATTACACAGTAATTGTAAATAAAAGTACTGTGCCAGTTGGTACTGCTGATAAAGTGATATCTAAAATTTCGGAAAATGCACTGGTGGAATTTGATGTTGTCTCGAATCCTGAATTTCTGAAAGAAGGCTTTGCTGTTGATGATTTCATGAAACCTGATCGCATTGTTGTTGGAACCCGATCCATGAAAGCCAGAGAACTCATGGATAAATTATATAAACCCTTCGTCAGACAAGGAAATCCTGTTGTTTTTATGGATGAGAGATCATCAGAGTTAACAAAGTATGCAGCAAATTCATTTCTGGCAACCAAAATTACTTTCATGAATGAAATTGCAAATCTTTGCGATTTGATGGGAGCTAATATCGATATGGTCAGAAGGGGAATTGGAACAGATGTAAGAATTGGAAAGCATTTTCTTTATTCAGGTATAGGATATGGAGGAAGTTGTTTCCCTAAAGATGTTCAGGCTCTTTCAAAAACTGCTAATGAATATGGTTACAATCTTGATATTCTGCATGCAGTAATGTCCATTAATGATAAGCAGAAAACTATTTTAATACCCAGAATGAAAGAACATTTTGGCGGATCTTTAAAAGGAAAGAAAATTGCTATGTGGGGACTGGCTTTTAAAGCCAACACGGATGATATTAGAGAAGCTCCATCATTATATATTATTGATGAGCTATTGAAAGAAGGAGCCGAAGTGCATGCATATGATCCTGAAGCCATGCCTAATATAAAAAAGGTAATTGGTGATAAAATCACTTATGGTAATTTCCAATATGATGTTTTAGAAGGAGCTGATTGTTTACTGATCGTTACAGAATGGCAGGCATTCCGAAATCCTAATTTTAGTAAAATTGCTTTAAATTTGAAAGAAAAAGTGATTTTTGATGGTCGTAACTTGTATGAGCATGAAGAATTAGCCGAGTTAGGCTTTACCTACTTTTCAATTGGAAGGAATAAAGCTTTTGAAGAAAGTCAAAAAAATAAATGA
- a CDS encoding 3-deoxy-D-manno-octulosonic acid transferase → MFLRLMSILLYNGSIKLYWLIIKISTPFSPKAKSWIVGRKNVFTTLQEHKSENEFRIWIHVSSLGEFEQGRPIIESLKKNHPNLKIILTFFSPSGFEIRKNYQQADLITYLPIDTKNNAKKFIELVNPSLAIFIKYDFWFHYFNQLKNKNIPLILVSALFRTNQIFFKSYGFIFLDLLRIPDHIFVQNEESKTILEKNKIHHVSVIPDTRIDRVFQISKTIKIDEIQKAVDFKGESKILILGSSYETEENLIKKMIRNSLNDWKIIITPHDVSPARIQSICHEFSEHACVLWTENYSKEDISKARILIVDTIGLLNKLYSLSNIVFIGGGFNKSIHNLLEPASFGNAIMFGPNGHQKFPEAGELINQDAAVLIKHPDDFELSLNNLIKENAYLNYGQNAKNYINTHTGGSSNVLDYLNKNYLTKFLD, encoded by the coding sequence ATGTTTTTACGCTTAATGTCAATATTGCTTTATAATGGTTCGATTAAGCTCTATTGGCTTATCATCAAAATAAGTACTCCATTTAGTCCTAAAGCCAAGAGTTGGATTGTGGGTCGTAAAAATGTATTTACAACGCTCCAAGAACACAAATCAGAGAATGAATTTAGGATTTGGATACATGTGTCATCTTTAGGTGAGTTTGAACAGGGAAGGCCAATCATTGAATCACTCAAAAAAAATCACCCCAATCTTAAAATAATCCTGACTTTTTTTTCCCCATCAGGTTTTGAAATCAGGAAAAATTATCAGCAAGCAGATTTGATTACTTATTTGCCAATTGATACTAAAAATAATGCTAAAAAATTCATTGAATTAGTTAATCCGAGTTTAGCCATTTTTATTAAATATGACTTTTGGTTTCACTATTTCAATCAATTAAAAAACAAGAATATTCCTTTGATTCTTGTGTCTGCACTATTTCGCACTAATCAAATATTTTTCAAGTCATATGGGTTCATATTCCTTGATTTATTAAGAATTCCCGATCATATTTTCGTTCAAAATGAAGAAAGTAAGACAATTCTTGAAAAAAATAAGATTCATCATGTATCTGTTATTCCTGATACGCGAATAGATCGTGTTTTTCAAATTTCTAAAACGATTAAAATAGATGAGATTCAAAAAGCGGTAGATTTTAAAGGAGAATCAAAAATATTGATTCTGGGTTCCTCCTATGAAACAGAAGAGAATCTAATCAAAAAAATGATTAGAAACAGTCTGAATGATTGGAAGATTATCATTACACCGCATGATGTAAGTCCAGCTAGAATTCAATCTATTTGTCATGAGTTTAGTGAGCATGCATGTGTGCTTTGGACCGAAAATTATTCGAAAGAAGATATTTCGAAAGCAAGAATATTAATTGTGGATACAATCGGATTACTGAATAAACTGTATTCCCTGAGTAATATAGTATTTATTGGCGGTGGATTTAATAAATCGATACATAATTTACTGGAACCAGCAAGTTTTGGCAATGCAATTATGTTTGGCCCGAATGGACATCAAAAATTTCCTGAAGCAGGTGAATTAATAAATCAAGATGCAGCAGTTTTAATTAAACATCCAGATGATTTTGAATTATCATTAAATAATTTGATTAAAGAAAATGCCTATTTAAATTATGGGCAAAATGCTAAAAATTACATCAATACCCATACGGGTGGAAGTTCAAACGTATTGGATTATCTAAATAAAAACTACCTGACAAAATTTCTGGATTAA
- a CDS encoding DUF255 domain-containing protein produces MKQFLIITILSIFTTTLAFSQTQNELSWQNWNDGYTMAKKKDKILMIDLYTDWCGWCKKMDKDTYTNPEVIKLIDKHFIPVKFNPELKNIQYDIEGKKYTGMQLYGMLVQNQRTGYPTTVFLYTKEKKLYLEPGYKNAAQFNQILNKYINLDPTK; encoded by the coding sequence ATGAAACAATTTCTAATTATTACTATACTCAGTATTTTTACAACGACTCTCGCTTTCTCACAAACTCAAAATGAACTTAGCTGGCAAAATTGGAACGATGGCTATACAATGGCTAAAAAGAAAGACAAAATATTAATGATTGATCTGTATACGGATTGGTGTGGATGGTGTAAGAAAATGGATAAAGACACCTATACAAACCCTGAGGTTATCAAACTTATCGACAAACACTTTATTCCTGTAAAATTTAATCCGGAATTAAAAAATATCCAATATGATATAGAAGGTAAAAAATACACAGGAATGCAATTGTATGGTATGCTTGTTCAGAATCAAAGGACTGGTTATCCAACAACAGTTTTTCTGTATACTAAGGAAAAGAAATTATATTTAGAGCCAGGCTACAAAAATGCAGCACAGTTTAATCAGATACTGAATAAATACATTAATTTAGATCCAACTAAATAG
- a CDS encoding DUF255 domain-containing protein: MKKLLFILLVVILGAVSVHAQDYSQAPKLPKLPKVNWVSWDESCDIAKNEEKVIMLDLYTEWCGWCKKMDKETFTDAEIVEIINNHFVAVKLNPEKKGQTFLYKGQSINSQQLLKLLAEDEQVKYPAIIFYYPEHNEVFTEEGFQKPKSFKHLLKIYVNHNEKLNATALK, translated from the coding sequence ATGAAAAAACTTTTATTCATCCTTTTAGTAGTTATATTAGGCGCTGTATCTGTCCACGCACAGGACTATTCGCAAGCACCTAAATTACCTAAATTACCTAAAGTAAATTGGGTGAGTTGGGATGAGAGTTGCGATATTGCTAAAAATGAAGAGAAAGTTATCATGCTCGATTTATACACCGAATGGTGCGGTTGGTGTAAAAAAATGGATAAAGAAACATTTACTGATGCTGAAATTGTTGAGATAATTAATAATCATTTCGTAGCTGTAAAATTAAATCCAGAGAAAAAAGGACAAACTTTCCTTTACAAAGGACAATCAATAAATTCGCAACAACTTTTAAAACTTCTTGCCGAAGATGAGCAAGTAAAATACCCTGCAATAATATTTTATTACCCAGAGCATAATGAAGTGTTTACTGAAGAAGGATTTCAAAAGCCAAAATCATTCAAACATCTTCTCAAAATTTATGTTAATCACAACGAAAAACTCAATGCAACTGCATTAAAATAA
- a CDS encoding DUF255 domain-containing protein, giving the protein MKRIFLLLFIFSGSTFVFSQNQEINWLEWDVAYEKAQNEKKILLVDLMTTKCPYCVKMEKETYVNPQIIKILQNDFICTKVNPKREGIKYQVGDESYTGLELIKYLTTNSMYSEDPKVKFPTTVFIMPYNKQIFVEPGFQEAQVFKYMLFNCVKAKERLEKRLKKG; this is encoded by the coding sequence GTGAAGAGAATTTTTCTTTTATTATTTATATTTTCAGGAAGCACTTTTGTTTTCAGTCAGAACCAAGAAATTAATTGGTTGGAATGGGATGTTGCCTATGAAAAAGCACAGAATGAAAAGAAAATTCTTCTGGTGGATCTGATGACAACTAAATGCCCCTATTGTGTAAAAATGGAAAAGGAAACCTATGTTAACCCACAAATAATAAAAATCCTTCAGAATGATTTTATTTGCACTAAGGTTAATCCTAAAAGAGAAGGAATAAAGTATCAAGTTGGTGATGAATCATATACTGGATTAGAATTGATTAAATATCTTACGACTAATTCGATGTATTCCGAAGATCCAAAGGTTAAATTCCCAACAACGGTTTTTATTATGCCTTACAATAAACAAATATTTGTTGAGCCAGGTTTTCAAGAAGCTCAAGTTTTCAAATACATGCTTTTCAATTGTGTAAAAGCAAAAGAAAGACTTGAAAAGAGGCTAAAAAAAGGCTAA
- the rlmD gene encoding 23S rRNA (uracil(1939)-C(5))-methyltransferase RlmD, with translation MQVKKNEVFQHIEIVDLSAKGKGITRINNAVVFVDHTLPGDIIDLEILRKRKGFYDAKSVLWHTKSQNRQTAICSHFDICGGCKIQNMAYDSQLEFKFQQVVNSLTRIGGLENPNILPIIGNKTTEYYRNKLEYSFSTSRWLSQAEIESEEAIENRNAVGFHAPGRFDKLVDVTHCYLQESPSNEIRNFIREYAKEKNFSFFNPYKHRGQLRSLFVRTSTTQDLMINLVFGEELTDEMEQLLQTLHTEFPQISSLFYMVNTKQNDSVYDIEAKHYSGNKFITEKINHLKFKLGPKSFYQTNSLQAVRLYEVIKEFGQFKQNEVIYDLYSGVGSIGLFLAKDVHKVIGIETVDEAVLDAEENMKFNKIDNAQYFAGQVEDLLTPEFAEKYGIADTIIIDPPRPGIHKKVIEAILNLLPKKLIYVSCNPATQARDIELLTSAYSFIKAQPVDMFPHTLHVENVSLLQLNRNYG, from the coding sequence ATACAGGTGAAAAAAAACGAAGTATTTCAACATATTGAAATAGTAGATTTATCTGCTAAAGGAAAGGGGATTACACGAATAAATAATGCAGTAGTTTTTGTTGATCATACTTTACCCGGAGATATTATTGACTTAGAAATCCTTCGTAAAAGGAAAGGATTTTATGATGCAAAATCAGTATTATGGCATACAAAATCACAGAATCGACAAACTGCAATTTGCTCACATTTTGACATTTGCGGAGGTTGCAAGATTCAAAATATGGCCTATGATAGTCAATTAGAATTCAAATTTCAACAAGTTGTAAATAGTTTAACCCGAATCGGTGGGTTAGAAAATCCAAACATTTTACCAATTATTGGCAATAAAACAACTGAATATTATCGAAACAAGCTTGAATATTCCTTTTCTACTTCCAGGTGGTTATCTCAGGCTGAAATCGAATCTGAAGAAGCTATTGAAAATAGAAATGCAGTTGGATTTCACGCACCCGGACGATTTGATAAATTAGTTGATGTTACACATTGCTATCTACAGGAATCGCCCTCAAATGAGATCAGAAACTTCATTCGGGAATATGCAAAAGAGAAGAATTTTAGTTTTTTCAATCCATACAAACATAGGGGGCAATTACGTTCACTCTTTGTACGAACAAGTACAACTCAGGATTTGATGATTAATCTAGTTTTTGGTGAAGAATTGACAGATGAGATGGAACAATTGCTTCAAACTCTTCATACCGAATTCCCACAGATATCATCTCTTTTTTATATGGTAAACACCAAACAGAATGATTCGGTTTACGACATTGAAGCAAAACATTATAGTGGGAATAAATTCATCACTGAAAAAATTAATCACCTGAAATTTAAGTTAGGACCAAAATCATTTTATCAAACAAACTCATTACAAGCTGTTCGATTATATGAAGTGATTAAGGAATTCGGGCAATTCAAACAAAATGAAGTTATTTATGATTTATATTCTGGTGTTGGAAGCATCGGGCTTTTTCTTGCAAAAGATGTTCACAAGGTAATTGGAATTGAAACAGTTGATGAAGCAGTATTGGATGCTGAAGAAAATATGAAATTCAATAAAATTGATAATGCTCAGTATTTTGCAGGACAGGTTGAAGATCTCTTAACTCCTGAATTTGCTGAAAAATATGGCATAGCAGATACCATAATAATTGATCCTCCCCGACCTGGAATTCATAAAAAAGTTATTGAAGCCATTTTAAATCTTTTACCCAAAAAACTAATATATGTCAGTTGCAATCCGGCTACTCAAGCACGCGATATAGAATTATTAACATCTGCATATTCGTTCATCAAAGCACAACCGGTAGATATGTTTCCACATACCTTGCACGTTGAGAATGTATCATTATTGCAATTAAATAGGAATTATGGATAA